A genome region from Penicillium psychrofluorescens genome assembly, chromosome: 3 includes the following:
- a CDS encoding uncharacterized protein (ID:PFLUO_005728-T1.cds;~source:funannotate), whose protein sequence is MFGCFVAGWFGDNYGRKKGVWLGSVFGMLGGALMAASQSSDMFIVARVIGGIGIGFINTIVPPWISELARAHNRGVNFALVFTSNYIGIVIAYWINYGVGNNSDESFKWRFPLAFMTVPLILIATTVVFLPESPRWLIANNRRQEAIDVLAKVRGDLHHNDPALVAEVEQLEAVVEASQHKRNRIWNIAFGRYSGRLHLGRRAWMSFFTQQMLMWSGIMAITTYSGELFKQAGFTASKSAWMSGFCNTLCGVFGTLAATLVIDRFGRIKSMLTGFSCQVAVLFICAASVKASKDTDNFSKAERLGVVSASMLFIFLWIFTMFIIVPCFLYATEIWPQEVRAQGYAFAIFGWSVGSGLTTLLIPIMLENIGYGTFILFACFNIIAIPAVYFIYPETNGRSLEEMNLLFASPSLRVSANKREYDRMLRAAGGNIAVAERRLFDSVDAEAKAIDDRAKTLNAGEKGTAEYSEATVSTSEN, encoded by the exons ATGTTTGGATGTTTTGTTGCTGGATGGTTCGGTGACAATTATGGTCGAAAGAAAGGTGTCTGGCTCGGCTCGGTCTTCGGCATGCTCGGAGGAGCTCTCATGGCTGCCAGCCAGAGCAGTGACATGTTCATCGTGGCTCGAGTTATTGGGGGCATCGGAATTGGATTCATCAACACGATTGTGCCACCATGGATCTCGGAGCTGGCAAGGGCTCATAACAGAGGCGTGAATTTCGCTTTGGTCTTTACCTCTAACT ATATCGGTATCGTCATTGCCTACTGGATCAACTACGGTGTTGGAAACAACTCCGATGAATCCTTCAAGTGGAGATTTCC ACTGGCTTTCATGACGGTccccctcatcctcatcgccacTACCGTTGTGTTCTTGCCAGAATCGCCTCGTTGGCTCATTGCTAACAACCGTCGGCAAGAGGCTATTGACGTTCTAGCAAAGGTTCGTGGAGATCTCCATCACAACGATCCTGCTCTTGTGGCGGAAGTGGAGCAGCTTGAGGCCGTTGTGGAGGCATCCCAACACAAGCGCAACCGCATCTGGAACATTGCCTTCGGGCGCTATTCCGGTCGACTCCACCTCGGTCGTCGAGCCTGGATGAGTTTCTTTACACAGCAGATGTTGATGTGGAGCGGTATTATGGCCATTACTACCTACTCAGGGGAGCTCTTCAAGCAGGCCGGTTTCACTGCATCCAAATCTGCATGGATGTCCGGTTTCTGTAACACGTTGTGTGGCGTTTTCGGAACGTTGGCAGCT ACTCTTGTCATCGATCGCTTCGGTCGAATCAAGAGTATGTTGACGGGATTTTCGTGCCAGGTCGCTGTTCTCTTCATTTGCGCTGCTTCCGTCAAAGCTTCCAAGGACACAGATAATTTTTCCAAAGCTGAGAGACTCGGTGTCGTGTCTGCCTCCATGTTGTTCATCTTCTTATGGATCTTCACCATG TTCATCATTGTGCCATGCTTTTTGTATGCCACAGAGATCTGGCCACAAGAAGTTCGGGCTCAAGGATACGCCTTCGCAATCTTTGGATG GTCTGTGGGCTCTGGCCTCACAACTTTGCTCATCCCCATCATGTTGGAAAATATAGGATACGGAACCTTCATCCTTTTTGCCTGTTTCAATATCA TTGCAATACCTGCAGTGTATTTCATTTACCCTGAGACCAATGGCCGCTCTCTTGAAGAAATGAACCTGCTCTTCGCTTCCCCTTCGCTTCGGGTTAGTGCCAACAAGCGCGAGTACGACAGAATGCTTCGTGCGGCTGGTGGTAACATCGCTGTCGCCGAACGTCGTCTGTTTGACAGCGTCGACgccgaagccaaagccattGATGACAGGGCCAAGACATTGAACGCTGGCGAAAAGGGAACGGCAGAGTACTCCGAGGCCACTGTATCAACCTCGGAGAATTAG
- a CDS encoding uncharacterized protein (ID:PFLUO_005729-T1.cds;~source:funannotate): MFSQIHEKTFYVYGALNIAWIPLVYLFWPETAKRSLESIDWLFESPVPFTWKQEANYNRTKAEFDRLHYNNHADKQDGTLSEVE, translated from the exons ATGTTCAGCCAGATCCACGAGAAGACCTTCTACGTTTACGGTGCATTAAATATTGCTTGGATCCCCTTGGTTTACCTATTCTGGCCCGAG ACAGCAAAGCGCTCGCTCGAGTCTATCGACTGGCTGTTCGAGTCACCCGTGCCATTCACCTGGAAGCAAGAAGCGAACTATAACCGTACAAAGGCGGAGTTTGACAGGCTGCATTATAACAACCATGCTGACAAGCAGGATGGTACACTCTCGGAAGTGGAGTAA
- a CDS encoding uncharacterized protein (ID:PFLUO_005730-T1.cds;~source:funannotate), translating into MAVQTKIWRNWSPRTVLFAINIFAAVAIFFEGYDQGVMGGVNGSPDYQKVVNIGPGDGTVTQPTKQGGLVAVYCDGCFLGGWLSDKLGRIKIVFVGACYCLLGGALQAGSINANMFICARVITGMGTGHLNAIVPVWSAEVAQSHSRDRNEEALEVLQALRGGNSTSAEAIQQEYNEILDVVEAERSLAQKGNFLSLFFGSASGKLHLPLRANLAFWLQVMMEWNGITAITVFSPTIYAQAGYGTTKAGWLSALTNTVGILGTLIASQTIDRFGRRKLLFVGAAGIAVTMFLAGGFDKLLVERPDQAAQYGAVSVLWIFLYTLIYSSTWLMYASIAFS; encoded by the exons ATGGCGGTTCAAACCAAAATCTGGCGCAATTGGTCGCCTCGGACCGTCCTTTTCGCAATCAACATCTTCGCTGCTGTTGCGATTTTCTTCGAAGGCTATGACCAAGGTGTCATGGGAGGTGTGAATGGCTCTCCAGACTACCAGAAGGTGGTGAACATTGGCCCTGGAGATGGCACTGTCACTCAACCAACCAAGCAGGGTGGTCTGGTAGCGGTCTACTGTGA TGGATGCTTCTTGGGCGGTTGGTTAAGCGACAAACTGGGTCGCATCAAAATCGTCTTCGTGGGGGCATGCTACTGCCTGCTTGGAGGTGCCTTGCAGGCGGGCAGCATCAACGCCAACATGTTCATTTGCGCCCGAGTCATCACGGGCATGGGTACCGGCCACTTGAATGCGATCGTTCCAGTTTGGTCGGCCGAGGTTGCCCAGAGCCATTCAAGAG ATCGCAATGAAGAGGCCTTGGAAGTTCTTCAAGCTCTGAGAGGTGGCAATAGCACCAGTGCTGAAGCAATTCAGCAGGAGTATAACGAGATTCTTGATGTTGTCGAGGCCGAGAGATCTCTGGCTCAGAAGGGTAATTTCCTTTCTCTGTTTTTTGGCAGCGCGTCGGGCAAGCTTCACTTGCCTCTTCGAGCAAACCTGGCTTTCTGGCTTCAAGTTATGATGGAATGGAACGGCATCACTGCAATCACAGTCTTCTCGCCCACGATCTACGCGCAAGCCGGGTACGGCACAACAAAGGCTGGCTGGCTCAGTGCTCTGACCAACACAGTCGGTATACTTGGGACCCTCATCGCCTCCCAAACAATCGACAGATTCGGAAGAAGGAAACTCTTGTTCGTCGGGGCTGCTGGTATCGCCGTTACAATGTTCTTGGCTGGCGGGTTCGACAAGCTGCTTGTTGAGCGGCCCGACCAAGCTGCGCAGTACGGTGCTGTCAGTGTCCTGTGGATCTTCCTATACACTCTGATTTATAGCTCTACGTGGCTCATGTATGCTTCCATTGCCTTCTCCTAA
- a CDS encoding uncharacterized protein (ID:PFLUO_005731-T1.cds;~source:funannotate), with protein MENSFFRVQQDKDGRWFFVDPSGKPFLSIGLNHADESNLKYDFNASIWDRKYGSRASWIQNGVVKDFQKFGFNTIGWTQEYIGGDWGKALDWHGEPIDLQHSLFPWSAEELKSTGMPYVVQLRVMEFEDWNGNPIFHDVFSEKFEVWCKYLARSVCSQHKDSTNLLGYYFVDIPAWIRHASGADFPQLKDLSNSERAKKVGEIAEKYYATIVGAIKEQDPNHLILGDRYNGNKGIPEAVLHAMSKYVDVLSVQYFVEAPTPVAREKMRHDLETFSQQCGGKPVLLADIGNFCCTEKNPKRTSAINGQRERGEDYVASLAGVLQEKWFVGWHWCSYIENVARGWGIKDPYDEPYTELTDQMTTFNNSATDKWLQRS; from the exons ATGGAGAACTCTTTCTTCCGTGTACAACAGGACAAAGATGGACGTTGGTTCTTCGTCGATCCATCCGGCAAACCCTTTCTCTCCATTGGCCTGAATCACGCGGACGAGTCGAACCTCAAGTATGACTTTAATGCGTCAATCTGGGATCGCAAATATGGCTCAAGAGCGTCCTGGATACAAAATGGGGTTGTCAAGGACTTCCAAAAGTTCGGCTTCAACACGATCGGATGGACACAAGAATATATCGGCGGCGACTGGGGGAAGGCGTTAGACTGGCATGGGGAACCCATAGATCTACAGCACAGTCTGTTCCCCTGGAGTGCTGAGGAACTCAAGAGCACTGGGATGCCATATGTTGTTCAGCTTCGCGTCATGGAATTTGAGGATTGGAATGGAAATCCCATCTTTCATGATGTGTTTTCCGAAAAGTTTGAGGTGTGGTGCAAATACCTCGCTCGAAGTGTATGCTCTCAACACAAGGACAGTACCAATTTGCTAGGTTACTATTTTGTTGATATACCTGCTTGGATTCGGCACGCCTCTGGGGCCGATTTCCCGCAGCTGAAAGATCTGAGCAACTCCGAGAGGGCAAAGAAGGTGGGCGAGATTGCCGAAAAGTACTATGCGACGATTGTGGGAGCGATCAAGGAGCAGGATCCAAACCACCTCATTCTCGGAGATAGGTACAACGGCAACAAGGGGATCCCCGAAGCCGTGCTCCACGCGATGTCAAAGTATGTCGACGTCCTGTCTGTCCAGTACTTCGTGGAAGCGCCGACTCCGGTAGCGCGAGAGAAGATGCGACACGACCTGGAAACATTTTCACAGCAGTGTGGCGGGAAACCAGTACTACTGGCTGATATTGGCAACTTCTGCTGTACGGAGAAGAACCCAAAACGGACAAGCGCAATCAATGGACAGCGGGAACGCGGGGAGGACTACGTCGCCAGTCTGGCTGGGGTTCTGCAGGAGAAGTGGTTCGTGGGCTGGCACTGGTGCTCATATATCGAGAACGTTGCCAGAGGATGGGG AATCAAGGACCCCTATGATGAACCATATACCGAGTTGACGGATCAGATGACTACTTTCAACAACTCGGCTACGGATAAGTGGTTGCAGCGATCGTAA
- a CDS encoding uncharacterized protein (ID:PFLUO_005734-T1.cds;~source:funannotate), producing MFRQSVRRFGTTALRASQEGSTLYNTRVSTVQGVVNGLTEAIGNTPLIRLKKLSEQTGCNVLGKAEFQNPGGSVKDRAALFVVKDAEEKGLLHPGGTVVEGTAGNTGIGLAHVCRSKGYKLVIYMPNTQSQGKIDLLRLLGAEVYPVPAVAFDNPQNYNHQAKRHAEALDNAVWTNQFDNIANRLAHIETTGPELWAQTGGKIDAFTCSTGTGGTLAGITRYLKTASDGRVKCFLADPPGSVLHSYIQSGGKLIDRTGSSITEGIGQGRVTENLKPDIDLLDGSLTISDEKSIEMVYRCLDEEGLYLGASSALNVVAAKEVAEKMGKGNTVVTILCDGAYRYADRLFSNTWLESKNLRSAIPKHLEKYIVLP from the exons ATGTTCCGTCAAAGTGTCCGCCGGTTTGGCACTACGGCCCTTCGCGCCTCTCAGGAGGGATCTACCTTGTACAATACCCGGGTATCCACGGTGCAGGGTGTCGTCAATGGACTGACCGAAG CAATTGGAAACACGCCGCTGATCCGATTGAAGAAGCTCTCTGAGCAGACCGGGTGCAATGTCCTGGGCAAAGCCGAGTTCCAGAACCCGGGAGGCAGTGTGAAGGATCGTGCGGCCCTGTTCGTGGTCAAGGACGCCGAGGAAAAGGGACTGCTGCATCCAGGCGGTacggtggtggagggaaCCGCCGGAAACACTGGTATTGGTCTGGCACACGTGTGTCGGTCCAAGGGCTACAAGTTGGTGATCTACATGCCCAACACGCAGTCGCAGGGCAAGATCGATTTGCTCCGGCTGTTGGGCGCAGAGGTGTACCCGGTGCCTGCGGTGGCATTCGACAACCCGCAAAACTACAACCACCAGGCGAAGCGGCATGCAGAGGCCCTGGACAATGCCGTCTGGACCAACCAGTTCGACAACATCGCCAATCGCCTAGCGCATATTGAGACCACCGGCCCAGAATTGTGGGCTCAGACCGGCGGCAAAATCGACGCCTTCACCTGTTCTACCGGTACCGGCGGGACCCTGGCCGGTATCACGCGGTATCTTAAGACGGCTAGCGACGGCCGCGTCAAGTGTTTCCTTGCTGACCCACCGGGCAGCGTGCTACACAGCTACATCCAGAGTGGTGGGAAGCTGATTGACCGGACCGGTAGCAGTATCACCGAGGGTATCGGTCAGGGCCGGGTGACGGAGAACCTCAAGCCCGACATCGACCTGCTCGATGGCTCTTTGACCATCAGTGACGAAAAGTCGATCGAAATGGTCTACCGCTGccttgacgaggagggtctGTACCTGGGTGCCAGTTCCGCGCTGAACGTGGTGGCGGCCAAGGAGGTCGCCGAGAAGATGGGCAAGGGCAACACCGTCGTGACGATTCTGTGCGACGGTGCCTACCGCTATGCTGATCGGCTGTTCTCCAACACCTGGCTGGAGAGCAAGAACCTTCGAAGCGCCATCCCCAAGCACCTGGAAAAGTACATTGTGTTGCCCTAG
- a CDS encoding uncharacterized protein (ID:PFLUO_005735-T1.cds;~source:funannotate): MPGRVARSTSATTRRSSAQPSASGRAPSVTPSAAIPDEPAIPTSSATLRRDVCSIFADAQRSTTGHRKLMVRLRKLQEISCGIPQNKNNKKGQSQEQDEALSPSEETLAEKEFNVEVGRCMLRILPIKKTEPVGDRILRFMGTFLVHASEKDAEMFAATDNDDHTTPTVRLTSSLVNLMVPLQAAKDKMVRFRATQIITHIVNSLESIDDELYHTIRQGLLKRIRDKESSVRVQAVMGLGRLAGNDEDEEGHEDNSSALLDKLIDIMGNDTSADVRKTLLTNLPLAPVTLPYLLERARDLDAPTRRALYSRLLPTLGDFRHLSLGMREKLLRWGLRDRDESVRKATGKLFYDRWVEDCAGTNAGVEDGSTGQRSEPNINALLELLERIDVVNSGMESGIAHEAMRSFWEGRADYREAVEFDEPYWESLTAESSFLLRSFNDFCRVENEGKYDSLADEKMPEVTALAYFLSKYMTELLQRKRVSKDTGDANDEDAVEHEFIVEQLLHIALTLDYSDEVGRRKMFSLLRESLAVPELPEECTKLAIETLRCACGPDLSGESEFCSVVLEAIADVHDTITTEDSFVSARSEISDDTSRHRSETPGGEDDVPFNKEEAKAKVVREIVVNMKCLHIAQCMLQNVEGNLQQNINLVTMLNNLVVPAVRSHEAPIRERGLLCLGLCCMLDKTLAEENMTLFIHCYSKGHEGLQVTALQILCDMVTTHPSLLAPVTQADGETITPPAVQKPLLKVFARSLKANSPASVQSGAASALSKLLLTGTFTPSGPNVPPAIQELNQTAVETLLQSLVVAFFHPRTKEIPALRQSLAYFFPVYCHSRLDNIQHMRRIAVPVIRGVLNAAEEHYSLEAEEDSDGEIDESLGEREVKALMTGVVGMLAEWTDERRVVGLGGERVLAGGAPNSTACGWVHLALVRDILERVLGVSASSNRCSKDERKLLLSLLSKLYIAAPTAPPSRSDRASSRAPDGEDQFRTSTRSSNGAEVDPAHAELAQEVKELLDQTIDEGLAADAAGRNALTKTKNVVLKIMAVAQDARAASARPREGTEDAESDAGSVRSASVRRSLEPTGATGRRHVSVEPSIMEEDEEEEGENDTSRVRLRAASRGMVSVEPSIMEEDEDDHDTSRGTVIKDEVVDE, translated from the exons ATGCCAGGCCGAGTCGCTCGCTCGACTTCCGCGACAACGCGACGGTCTTCAGCTCAACCCTCCGCGTCAGGCCGAGCTCCGTCCGTGACTCCTTCGGCCGCGATTCCCGATGAACCAGCGATTCCAACATCATCAGCCACGCTGCGCCGCGATGTGTGCTCTATATTTGCCGATGCCCAGCGCTCGACTACGGGCCACCGGAAACTGATGGTGCGTCTGCGCAAGCTACAGGAGATTAGTTGCGGAATTCCCCAGAACAAAAACAATAAGAAGGGCCAGTCTCAAGAGCAGGACGAGGCCTTGAGCCCAAGCGAAGAAACCCTTGCCGAAAAGGAGTTTAATGTGGAGGTTGGTCGCTGCATGCTGCGAATTCTTCCGATTAAGAAGACCGAACCGGTCGGGGACCGCATCCTGCGCTTCATGGGCACGTTCCTCGTCCACGCGTCTGAGAAAGATGCGGAGATGTTTGCCGCAACCGACAACGACGACCATACGACACCCACTGTGCGTCTTACAAGTAGCCTGGTCAACCTGATGGTGCCTCTGCAGGCCGCCAAGGATAAGATGGTGCGGTTCCGCGCCACGCAGATTATCACGCACATTGTCAATTCGCTCGAATCCATAGATGATGAGCTTTATCACACAATTCGGCAAGGCTTGTTGAAACGGATCCGCGACAAGGAATCATCCGTACGAGTGCAGGCTGTTATGGGTCTGGGCCGCCTGGCCGGcaacgacgaagacgaggaagggcACGAGGACAATTCATCGGCGCTCCTCGACAAACTGATCGATATCATGGGGAACGACACCAGTGCCGACGTTCGAAAGACTCTTCTGACAAACCTCCCGCTCGCCCCCGTTACCCTTCCCTACCTTCTCGAACGAGCTCGCGATCTCGACGCGCCCACTCGGCGCGCCTTGTATTCTCGTCTTTTGCCCACTTTGGGGGATTTCCGCCACCTGTCCCTAGGTATGAGAGAAAAGCTCCTCCGCTGGGGTTTGCGTGACCGAGACGAGAGTGTTCGGAAAGCCACGGGCAAGCTGTTCTACGATCGCTGGGTTGAAGACTGCGCCGGTACCAATGCAGGCGTGGAGGATGGCTCTACGGGTCAGCGGTCGGAGCCGAATATCAATGCCCTtttggagctgctggaaaggATCGATGTGGTCAATTCTGGAATGGAAAGTGGCATTGCACACGAGGCCATGCGCAGCTTCTGGGAAGGGCGTGCGGACTACCGGGAAGCGGTGGAATTTGATGAGCCTTACTGGGAATCTCTGACGGCCGAGTCATCGTTCTTGTTGCGGTCTTTCAATGACTTCTGTCGGGTAGAGAACGAGGGCAAGTACGACAGCCTCGCAGATGAGAAAATGCCCGAGGTCACCGCGCTCGCCTATTTCCTGTCGAAATACATGACCGAACTTTTGCAGCGAAAGAGGGTTTCTAAAGATACAGGAGATGCGAATGACGAGGACGCCGTGGAGCATGAATTCATTGTCGAGCAATTGCTGCATATTGCCCTGACCCTCGACTACAGCGATGAAGTCGGGCGACGGAAGATGTTCTCTCTCCTGCGGGAATCACTGGCTGTGCCGGAACTCCCAGAGGAATGCACCAAACTTGCCATTGAGACGCTCCGTTGCGCCTGTGGGCCTGATCTCTCCGGAGAAAGTGAATTCTGCAGTGTTGTGCTAGAAGCCATTGCAGATGTGCATgacaccatcaccaccgaggacAGCTTTGTGTCCGCCAGATCAGAGATTAGCGACGACACTAGCCGCCATCGCTCGGAGACCCCGGGTGGTGAAGACGATGTTCCCTTTAACAAGGAAgaggccaaggcgaaggTCGTTCGTGAGATTGTCGTCAATATGAAATGTTTGCATATTGCTCAATGCATGCTTCAGAACGTCGAGGGCAATCTGCAACAAAACATCAATTTGGTCACCATGCTGAACAACCTCGTTGTCCCCGCGGTCCGTAGTCACGAGGCTCCAATCCGCGAGCGTGGTCTTTTATGCTTGGGTCTCTGCTGTATGCTCGATAAG ACactggcggaggagaatATGACACTCTTTATTCATTGCTATAGCAAGGGCCACGAAGGGTTGCAAGTGACCGCGCTGCAGATTCTCTGCGATATGGTGACCACTCATCCTTCGCTGCTTGCCCCAGTAACCCAGGCCGATGGCGAGACAATCACGCCTCCTGCGGTTCAGAAACCTTTGCTCAAGGTCTTTGCACGATCCCTCAAGGCCAACTCCCCGGCTAGTGTGCAGTCAGGCGCGGCCTCAGCGCTGTCCAAGCTCTTGCTCACCGGCACCTTCACTCCGTCTGGTCCCAACGTTCCGCCTGCCATCCAAGAACTGAACCAGACCGCCGTGGAGACGCTCTTACAGTCGCTTGTTGTGGccttcttccatcctcgcACGAAAGAAATTCCAGCTCTCCGACAGTCACTGGCCTACTTCTTCCCAGTTTATTGTCACTCCCGCCTGGACAACATTCAGCACATGCGACGGATAGCCGTACCCGTGATCCGCGGCGTCCTCAACGCTGCAGAGGAGCATTACTCTCTCGAGGCTGAAGAGGACAGTGATGGGGAAATTGATGAGAGTCTCGGCGAACGTGAGGTCAAGGCGCTCATGACAGGTGTGGTGGGAATGCTGGCCGAATGGACCGATGAACGCCGAGTGGTTGGACTCGGTGGCGAGCGTGTCCTGGCTGGTGGAGCTCCCAACTCGACCGCGTGCGGCTGGGTACATCTGGCGCTGGTCAGGGACATCCTGGAGCGCGTGCTGGGTGTCAGTGCCAGCAGCAACCGCTGCTCCAAGGACGAACGCAAGCTGCTTCTGTCTCTATTGAGCAAGCTCTATATCGCCGCACCCACCGCTCCTCCCTCCAGGTCTGACCGTGCCAGCTCCCGCGCTCCCGATGGCGAGGACCAATTCCGCACGAGTACCCGCAGCTccaacggcgccgaggtcgacccCGCGCATGcggagctggcgcaggaggtCAAGGAACTGCTCGACCAAACCATTGATGAAggcctcgccgccgacgcagCCGGCCGCAACGCCCTGACAAAGACCAAGAACGTCGTCCTCAAGATCATGGCTGTCGCACAGGATGCGCGTGCCGCCAGCGCCCGCCCCCGTGAAGGCACCGAAGACGCAGAGAGCGACGCGGGCAGTGTTCGTTCTGCCAGCGTGCGCCGCTCCCTGGAACCGACCGGAGCTACTGGCCGGCGCCACGTTTCGGTCGAGCCCAGTATcatggaggaggatgaggaggaggagggcgagaatGACACTAGCCGGGTGCGACTGCGGGCCGCTTCCCGGGGTATGGTCTCGGTTGAGCCCAGTAtcatggaggaagatgaggatgaccATGACACCAGCCGGGGCACGGTGATCAaggatgaggttgttgacgAGTAA